One genomic window of Cyanobacteria bacterium GSL.Bin1 includes the following:
- a CDS encoding glycogen phosphorylase: protein MVESIESNRAAAAATVEDDRTGLSIPTLRRALADNLFYIQGKFPRIATPNDYYMALAYTVRDRLLQRWLSTIRTYLDQNVKVVSYLSAEFLLGPHLGNNLINLGIYEQVQQAVTESGLDLPTLLAQEEEPGLGNGGLGRLAACYLESLATLELPAVGYGIRYEFGIFDQEIRDGWQVEITDKWLQYGNPWEIARP, encoded by the coding sequence ATGGTGGAAAGTATTGAAAGCAATCGTGCAGCAGCGGCAGCAACGGTTGAAGACGACCGCACGGGATTGAGTATCCCCACCTTGCGCCGCGCCCTAGCCGACAACCTGTTTTACATTCAGGGAAAGTTTCCGCGCATTGCCACGCCAAACGACTACTACATGGCTCTCGCTTATACCGTGCGCGATCGGCTCCTGCAGCGTTGGCTGAGTACCATCCGCACCTACTTAGACCAGAACGTCAAAGTCGTCAGTTATCTCTCGGCCGAATTCTTATTGGGACCTCACCTAGGCAATAACCTGATTAACCTTGGCATCTACGAGCAAGTGCAGCAAGCCGTCACCGAGTCCGGTCTAGATTTACCAACGCTGCTCGCCCAAGAAGAAGAGCCTGGGTTAGGGAATGGAGGATTAGGACGACTTGCCGCATGCTATCTCGAATCCTTAGCCACCCTAGAACTCCCTGCCGTCGGCTATGGGATTCGCTACGAATTCGGCATTTTTGACCAGGAAATTCGCGACGGTTGGCAAGTTGAAATTACCGATAAATGGCTCCAGTACGGCAATCCCTGGGAAATTGCTCGTCCT